A region of Kribbella sp. NBC_01245 DNA encodes the following proteins:
- a CDS encoding fasciclin domain-containing protein has protein sequence MSNTIHRATIRQATIRRAGIAASAVALLFATVACGSEDNAGNAGSGSTAPTSAPSSAPSSAPSSEPTTADPMADLVGPGCAAYAKAVPAGKGSVEGMAQDPVAVAASNNPLLKTLVAAVSGKLNPKVNLVDTLNGGDFTVFAPVDTAFAKIPPATVNGLKTDDKTLTKILTYHVLPGQIAPDAIAGKHKTVQGGELTVTGTTDALTIGKSKVICGGVKTANATVYLIDTVLMPPA, from the coding sequence ATGTCGAACACCATCCACCGCGCCACCATCCGCCAGGCCACCATCCGCCGCGCCGGTATCGCCGCCTCGGCAGTAGCCCTGCTCTTCGCCACCGTCGCGTGTGGCAGTGAGGACAACGCCGGCAACGCAGGCAGCGGCTCGACCGCTCCCACCTCGGCACCGTCCTCCGCACCTTCGTCGGCCCCCTCCTCGGAGCCGACCACGGCCGACCCGATGGCGGATCTGGTCGGACCGGGTTGCGCCGCCTACGCCAAGGCCGTACCGGCAGGCAAGGGCTCGGTCGAAGGCATGGCCCAGGACCCGGTAGCCGTTGCCGCCAGCAACAACCCGCTGCTGAAGACGCTGGTCGCCGCCGTCTCCGGCAAGCTGAACCCGAAGGTCAACCTGGTCGACACCCTCAACGGCGGCGACTTCACCGTCTTCGCCCCAGTCGACACCGCGTTCGCCAAGATCCCGCCGGCGACCGTCAACGGCCTCAAGACCGACGACAAAACGCTGACCAAGATCCTGACCTACCACGTGCTCCCCGGCCAGATCGCCCCCGACGCCATCGCCGGCAAACACAAGACCGTCCAAGGCGGCGAACTCACCGTCACCGGCACCACCGACGCCCTCACCATCGGCAAGTCCAAGGTCATCTGCGGCGGCGTTAAGACCGCCAACGCAACCGTCTACCTGATCGACACCGTCCTCATGCCCCCAGCCTGA
- a CDS encoding inorganic phosphate transporter yields MELALVVAVIAIALAFDYTNGFHDAANAIATSVSTRALTPRVALIMAAVANFAGGIVGTGVAATVGKGIITAPSGTHGLVIVLSALIGAIVWNLITWYYGLPSSSSHALIGGLTGAGIASSSTVLWKGILDKVVIPMVVSPLVGFVGAFLLMTGILWFFRRKNPGRVTRGFRIAQGVSAAAMAFGHGLQDAQKTMGVIFLALLTAGHVRSEDPIPLWVVLSAATAISLGTYSGGWRIMRTLGRRIIHLDPPRGFASEATAATVLYVMAIALHAPVSTTHTITTSIMGAGATKRLSAVRWGVARGIVTAWVLTIPAAGAVAALTYFIAHLFLE; encoded by the coding sequence GTGGAGCTCGCACTCGTCGTGGCGGTCATCGCGATCGCCCTGGCGTTCGACTACACGAACGGCTTCCACGACGCGGCCAACGCGATCGCCACCTCGGTGTCGACCCGCGCGCTGACACCGCGGGTCGCGCTGATCATGGCCGCCGTGGCGAACTTCGCCGGCGGCATCGTCGGTACCGGGGTCGCCGCCACGGTCGGCAAGGGCATCATCACCGCCCCCTCCGGCACGCACGGCCTGGTGATCGTGTTGTCGGCGCTGATCGGTGCCATCGTCTGGAACCTGATCACCTGGTACTACGGCCTGCCGTCCTCGTCGTCCCACGCGCTGATCGGCGGTCTGACCGGCGCGGGTATCGCCTCCTCCAGCACCGTGCTGTGGAAGGGCATCCTGGACAAGGTCGTCATCCCGATGGTGGTGTCGCCGCTGGTCGGTTTTGTCGGCGCCTTCCTGCTGATGACCGGGATCCTGTGGTTCTTCCGGCGTAAGAACCCGGGCCGGGTCACCCGCGGGTTCCGGATCGCGCAGGGCGTCTCGGCGGCCGCGATGGCCTTCGGGCACGGTCTGCAGGACGCGCAGAAGACCATGGGCGTCATCTTCCTGGCCTTGCTGACCGCCGGCCATGTGAGATCCGAGGACCCGATCCCGCTGTGGGTCGTGCTCTCGGCCGCGACCGCGATCTCGCTGGGCACCTACTCGGGCGGCTGGCGGATCATGCGCACGCTCGGCCGTCGCATCATCCACCTCGACCCGCCGCGCGGATTCGCCTCGGAGGCCACCGCGGCCACCGTGCTGTACGTGATGGCGATCGCGTTGCACGCGCCGGTCTCCACCACGCACACCATCACCACGTCGATCATGGGCGCGGGCGCCACCAAGCGCCTCTCGGCCGTGCGCTGGGGCGTTGCCCGGGGCATCGTCACCGCCTGGGTCCTGACCATCCCGGCCGCCGGTGCGGTTGCCGCGCTCACCTACTTCATCGCGCACTTGTTCCTGGAGTAG
- a CDS encoding DUF222 domain-containing protein: MFDNGVDELDVDQTLDRAAASRARIAADEAESLLLALHYTDLNATVEPPPGGEIVPGVERLRVYGGEGCPPIAEFCAQEFGWRLGMSHGAAAAYLGEALALRHRFPKILAQVLAGNAEAWRARSIARTCLSLSLAAAGIVDAKIHAIINTVTPSRLKVFVKAAKMQADPAKAQADADLYARQRGVWLGQSNDHGTKSVIARTATGDAIRFDAAVDELAEIMAQEGEPGSHQQLRAKAVGLLADPAVALDLREHGRRKARKNAAQTTEGFAEHCTSGSGSDSDHEYSDGEHGNGQGGNSEYECGQGDIGGDSARTADTRGPQQAPGGHTADGGSGSGSGSGSHEYSDGDGDGDVPVDRLVAGFKARNRSRGLGRAPHTFYVHISQESLASGQGIVRVEGIGPMLVSDLKELIAGDAVTLKPVIDLREQLSAGSYEIPQRIREWVKLRYPTPMEPWSTGETTFSTDLDHVVPYDKNGPPGQTSTRNLLPVTRTPHRAKTHGGLRNALLPDGSVEWTTPRGARYLVVDHTGTHYLGQVNLTTGELTPPPRQKRGKSAGKTKRKTGKRIGKDQPSRIDFTTKETPKDCN; this comes from the coding sequence ATGTTCGATAACGGTGTTGATGAGCTCGACGTGGACCAGACCCTGGACCGCGCCGCCGCCTCGCGCGCCCGCATCGCGGCCGACGAAGCCGAGTCGCTGCTGCTCGCCCTGCACTACACCGACCTCAACGCCACCGTCGAACCCCCACCCGGCGGCGAGATCGTGCCGGGAGTGGAACGGCTGCGCGTGTATGGCGGTGAGGGCTGCCCGCCGATCGCCGAATTCTGTGCCCAGGAATTCGGCTGGCGGCTCGGCATGTCCCACGGCGCCGCGGCCGCCTACCTCGGCGAAGCCCTCGCGCTGCGCCACCGGTTCCCGAAAATCCTCGCCCAGGTCCTGGCCGGCAACGCCGAAGCCTGGCGGGCCCGCTCGATCGCCCGCACCTGCCTCTCCCTGAGTTTGGCGGCGGCCGGCATCGTGGACGCCAAGATCCACGCCATCATCAACACCGTCACCCCGTCACGGCTGAAGGTGTTCGTGAAGGCGGCCAAAATGCAGGCCGACCCCGCCAAGGCCCAAGCCGACGCCGACCTCTACGCCCGCCAACGCGGCGTGTGGCTGGGCCAATCCAACGACCACGGCACGAAATCCGTCATCGCCCGCACCGCAACCGGTGACGCCATCCGTTTCGATGCCGCCGTCGACGAACTCGCCGAGATCATGGCCCAGGAGGGCGAGCCCGGCTCCCACCAGCAACTCCGCGCCAAGGCCGTCGGACTGCTAGCCGACCCCGCCGTCGCCCTAGACCTGCGCGAACACGGCCGCCGCAAAGCCCGCAAGAACGCCGCCCAGACCACTGAGGGCTTCGCAGAACACTGCACCAGCGGCAGCGGCAGCGACAGCGACCACGAATACAGCGACGGCGAGCACGGCAACGGCCAGGGCGGCAACAGCGAGTACGAGTGCGGCCAGGGTGACATCGGCGGCGACAGTGCGCGCACTGCCGATACACGCGGCCCGCAGCAGGCGCCCGGCGGCCACACCGCCGATGGCGGCAGCGGCAGCGGCAGCGGCAGCGGCAGCCACGAATACAGCGACGGCGACGGCGACGGCGACGTGCCGGTTGACCGGTTGGTTGCCGGCTTCAAGGCCCGTAACCGCAGCCGCGGTCTCGGGCGGGCACCGCACACCTTCTACGTACACATCAGCCAGGAATCACTCGCCAGCGGTCAAGGGATCGTACGGGTCGAAGGCATCGGCCCGATGCTGGTCTCAGACCTGAAAGAACTCATCGCCGGTGACGCCGTCACCCTCAAGCCAGTGATCGATCTGCGTGAACAGCTCAGTGCTGGTTCCTACGAAATTCCGCAGCGGATCAGGGAATGGGTGAAACTGCGCTACCCAACCCCGATGGAGCCCTGGTCCACCGGCGAAACCACCTTCTCCACCGACCTCGACCACGTCGTGCCCTACGACAAGAACGGCCCACCAGGCCAAACGAGCACCCGGAACCTGCTTCCGGTGACACGCACACCCCACCGGGCCAAAACCCACGGTGGCCTGCGTAATGCCCTCCTGCCCGACGGCAGCGTCGAATGGACCACCCCACGCGGCGCCCGCTACCTGGTGGTCGACCACACCGGCACCCACTACCTCGGCCAAGTCAACCTCACCACCGGCGAACTCACCCCACCACCACGGCAGAAGAGAGGGAAATCAGCTGGCAAGACCAAACGGAAGACAGGCAAGAGAATCGGCAAAGACCAGCCGAGCCGAATCGATTTCACCACAAAGGAGACGCCAAAAGACTGCAACTGA
- a CDS encoding DUF202 domain-containing protein: MRDPGLQPERTLLAWRRTALGLVANAVLLIASGIGTSSVRLGLGIVVAILALCCWAAVSAVYRSLSHGRQIPNLGSERVLRLAAGIVLTVGLFDLYAVVTR, translated from the coding sequence ATGAGAGACCCGGGCCTGCAGCCCGAGCGGACGCTGCTCGCCTGGCGGCGAACAGCCCTCGGCCTCGTGGCGAACGCCGTACTGCTGATTGCCTCCGGCATCGGCACGTCGTCGGTGCGCCTGGGGCTCGGAATCGTGGTGGCGATCCTCGCCCTGTGCTGCTGGGCGGCGGTCAGCGCGGTCTACCGGAGCCTGAGCCACGGGAGGCAGATTCCGAACCTCGGTTCGGAACGCGTGCTCCGCCTGGCGGCCGGAATTGTGCTCACCGTGGGCCTTTTCGACCTCTACGCGGTAGTAACACGCTGA
- a CDS encoding transposase: MVFVLTVDQRDSRRTADLVPELLTRLNSRPRRVGLMRRFERTAGDEVQGVFSDPGAAIDVVVELLRADRWNIGVGAGPVLEPLPRSTRAGQGAAFVHAREAVTRAKSSQYHVNVEGSDEHQAEQVETVLWLIASVLRRRSQRGWEVSDLLADGMTRTEVGAKLGISQSAVTQRSQAAGIAEEVRGRVLAAELLGGADVVVSTDRGSRAR; encoded by the coding sequence ATGGTATTCGTGCTGACGGTGGATCAGCGGGACAGCCGGCGGACGGCCGACCTGGTGCCGGAATTGCTGACCCGGTTGAACTCGAGACCCCGGCGGGTGGGGCTGATGCGGCGGTTCGAGCGTACGGCGGGGGATGAGGTGCAGGGCGTCTTCTCGGATCCGGGTGCCGCGATCGACGTCGTGGTGGAGCTTTTGCGGGCCGACCGGTGGAATATCGGAGTTGGTGCCGGGCCGGTGCTGGAGCCGTTGCCGCGGAGTACGCGGGCCGGGCAGGGGGCCGCGTTCGTGCATGCGCGGGAGGCCGTCACCCGCGCCAAGTCGAGCCAGTATCACGTGAATGTCGAAGGTAGCGACGAGCATCAGGCGGAGCAGGTCGAGACCGTGCTCTGGTTGATCGCCTCGGTGCTGCGCCGCCGGAGCCAGCGCGGCTGGGAGGTGTCCGACCTGCTCGCGGACGGCATGACCCGTACCGAGGTGGGCGCGAAGCTCGGCATCAGCCAGTCGGCGGTGACGCAGCGATCGCAGGCGGCCGGGATAGCCGAAGAGGTGCGCGGGCGCGTGCTCGCGGCCGAACTGCTCGGCGGCGCCGACGTGGTCGTATCAACTGACAGAGGGAGCAGGGCTCGATGA
- a CDS encoding lysophospholipid acyltransferase family protein gives MRDIVYPPVVLAAKTAFKLMNVTFRLTGTEHIPRSGGAVVAVNHISYADFAFGGFGAQPSKRLIRFMAKEAIFRNRIAGPLMRGMHHIPVDRGAGSASYREALRFLGEGELVGVFPEATISRSFELKEFKSGAVRMAAAAGVPVIPMVLWGTHRMMTKDHPRDFSRGKTVAITVGEPITVTRKDDATEATAQLRKTMAGLLDQTIRAYPAEEQPPGSWWLPASYGGSAPTPEQAEILDQEELRRRAKK, from the coding sequence ATGCGCGACATCGTGTACCCACCGGTCGTCCTGGCGGCCAAGACGGCGTTCAAACTGATGAACGTGACGTTCCGGCTGACCGGGACCGAGCACATTCCCCGCTCGGGCGGTGCCGTCGTGGCGGTGAACCACATCAGCTACGCCGATTTCGCTTTCGGCGGGTTCGGCGCCCAGCCGAGCAAGCGGCTGATCCGGTTCATGGCCAAGGAGGCGATTTTCCGCAACCGCATCGCCGGTCCACTGATGCGCGGAATGCACCACATTCCGGTCGATCGCGGCGCGGGCTCGGCGTCCTACCGCGAGGCGCTGCGCTTCCTCGGCGAGGGCGAGCTGGTCGGCGTGTTTCCCGAAGCCACGATCAGCCGCTCGTTCGAGCTGAAGGAATTCAAGTCGGGCGCGGTCCGGATGGCCGCTGCCGCCGGCGTGCCGGTGATCCCGATGGTGCTCTGGGGCACCCACCGGATGATGACCAAGGACCACCCGCGCGACTTCTCCCGCGGCAAGACCGTCGCCATCACGGTCGGCGAGCCGATCACGGTCACCCGCAAGGACGACGCGACCGAGGCCACGGCCCAGCTCCGCAAGACGATGGCGGGTCTGCTCGACCAGACCATCCGGGCCTACCCGGCCGAGGAGCAGCCGCCGGGCTCTTGGTGGCTGCCCGCGTCGTACGGCGGTAGCGCCCCGACGCCGGAGCAGGCGGAGATCCTCGACCAGGAGGAGCTCCGCCGTCGTGCCAAGAAGTGA
- a CDS encoding acyl-CoA thioesterase, giving the protein MGEVLAARPTSAARLSLSHITAQNETNLVGTVHGGVIMTLVDSVAGVVAARHSEGPAVTVSMDEMTFLVPVRVGDVVHFSAQVNWTGSSSMEIGVRITADRWDSVTPQVHVATAYLVFVAVDSEGKPRPVPPVLPETETDRRRNREAEIRREHRLARRAAIIASRAQEGR; this is encoded by the coding sequence ATGGGTGAGGTCCTGGCTGCGCGGCCTACGTCGGCGGCTCGGTTGTCGTTGTCGCACATCACCGCCCAGAACGAGACCAACCTGGTCGGGACCGTGCACGGCGGCGTGATCATGACGTTGGTCGACTCGGTCGCGGGGGTCGTCGCCGCGCGGCATTCGGAAGGTCCCGCGGTGACGGTGTCAATGGACGAGATGACATTCCTGGTGCCGGTCCGGGTTGGCGACGTGGTGCATTTCAGCGCCCAGGTGAACTGGACCGGCTCGAGCTCGATGGAGATCGGCGTCCGGATCACGGCCGACCGGTGGGATTCGGTGACGCCGCAGGTGCATGTCGCGACGGCCTATCTCGTGTTCGTCGCGGTCGACTCCGAGGGCAAGCCGCGGCCGGTGCCGCCGGTACTGCCCGAGACCGAGACCGATCGCAGACGTAATCGCGAGGCCGAGATCCGGCGTGAGCACCGACTCGCCCGCCGCGCCGCCATCATCGCCTCCCGCGCCCAGGAGGGCCGCTAG
- a CDS encoding glycoside hydrolase family 3 N-terminal domain-containing protein, which yields MSKVIAAMPLRDQAAQLVMSGVRATGVRSSEKAVLRAQQPGGVLLMGAGGSVREVRRVVDTATTAVGQAYGVQPLVAADQEGGKVQRLKGSGFERIPSAREQGGWTSERLTAKAAAWGRELAGVGVNVDLAPVADVVPDSIGDRNEPIGALDRNFGSTANATSGPVAAFVRGMNQAGVMTSVKHFPGLGRVRGNTDFSAGVVDRVTRRDDPLLAPFAAGIAAGTDMVMIATATYERIDPDQRAVFSPIVIRELLRGDLGYGGVVISDDLGVAAEVKAVPVGQRATRFVAAGGDIVITADAGLVRPMVDALVAKAGDDPAFAKRLTESVQRVLALKERRELVDCG from the coding sequence GTGAGCAAGGTCATCGCGGCCATGCCTCTACGCGACCAAGCGGCCCAGCTGGTCATGTCCGGAGTCCGCGCCACCGGCGTCCGCTCGTCCGAGAAGGCAGTCCTCCGTGCCCAGCAGCCCGGCGGCGTACTCCTGATGGGCGCGGGCGGCAGCGTCCGCGAGGTCAGACGCGTCGTCGACACCGCCACAACCGCGGTCGGCCAGGCGTACGGCGTGCAGCCTTTGGTGGCGGCCGACCAGGAGGGCGGCAAGGTGCAACGGCTCAAGGGCAGCGGCTTCGAGCGCATCCCCTCGGCGCGAGAGCAAGGCGGCTGGACCAGCGAGCGGTTGACCGCGAAGGCCGCCGCCTGGGGCCGGGAGCTGGCCGGCGTCGGGGTGAACGTCGACCTGGCACCCGTCGCGGACGTCGTACCGGACTCGATCGGTGACCGGAACGAGCCGATCGGCGCCCTCGACCGCAACTTCGGCAGTACGGCGAACGCCACCAGTGGACCCGTTGCGGCATTCGTCCGTGGAATGAACCAAGCTGGCGTGATGACGTCGGTCAAGCACTTCCCAGGTCTTGGCCGGGTGCGGGGCAACACGGACTTCTCGGCTGGCGTGGTCGACCGGGTGACCAGGCGAGACGATCCGCTGCTGGCGCCATTCGCGGCGGGGATCGCGGCCGGGACGGACATGGTGATGATCGCGACCGCGACGTACGAGCGGATCGATCCCGACCAGCGGGCGGTGTTCTCGCCGATCGTGATCCGCGAGCTGCTACGCGGCGATCTCGGGTACGGCGGAGTGGTGATCTCGGACGATCTGGGCGTTGCCGCCGAGGTGAAAGCGGTGCCTGTCGGGCAGCGCGCCACCCGGTTCGTCGCGGCGGGCGGCGACATCGTGATCACGGCCGACGCGGGTTTGGTCCGGCCGATGGTGGACGCGTTGGTCGCGAAGGCGGGGGACGATCCGGCGTTCGCCAAGCGGCTGACCGAGAGCGTTCAGCGGGTCCTCGCGCTGAAGGAACGCCGTGAGTTGGTCGACTGTGGATGA
- a CDS encoding DUF47 domain-containing protein codes for MPLRLRPNDPTFYDLFAESANHLVDGSRILAELLNTSAGSGLDASGEIAKQMKAAEHAADETTHAIIKRVNSTFVTPFDREDIYRLASDLDDVMDYMEEAVDSIHLFGLESLPAEVAEQIEVLQRAASLTAETMPRLRTMKDLAEYWIEINRLENTGDAVHRRIIAKLFSGEFDALTVMKVKSVVDLFEAAIDAFEHVANTVEQIAVKES; via the coding sequence GTGCCGTTACGTCTGCGTCCGAACGACCCGACGTTCTACGATCTCTTCGCCGAATCCGCGAACCATCTCGTTGATGGCTCCCGGATCCTCGCCGAGTTGCTGAACACCAGCGCAGGCTCCGGCCTTGACGCCAGCGGCGAGATCGCCAAACAGATGAAGGCCGCCGAACATGCGGCGGATGAGACCACCCACGCGATCATCAAGCGGGTGAACTCGACCTTCGTCACCCCGTTCGACCGCGAGGACATCTACCGCCTCGCCTCGGACCTCGACGATGTCATGGACTACATGGAAGAGGCGGTCGACTCGATCCACCTCTTCGGTCTCGAGAGTCTGCCGGCCGAGGTCGCCGAGCAGATCGAGGTGCTGCAGCGGGCCGCGTCGCTGACCGCGGAGACGATGCCGCGGCTGCGCACGATGAAGGACCTCGCGGAGTACTGGATCGAGATCAACCGGCTGGAGAACACCGGTGACGCGGTGCACCGCCGGATCATCGCGAAGCTGTTCAGTGGCGAGTTCGACGCGCTGACCGTGATGAAGGTCAAATCCGTGGTCGACCTGTTCGAGGCGGCTATCGACGCGTTCGAGCACGTCGCGAACACGGTCGAGCAGATCGCCGTCAAGGAGAGCTGA
- a CDS encoding potassium channel family protein — translation MELIARARRHPSAVLLVVQLLGVLVYPAMESSGSGAGRVAFEILGIIVLALAVFSVRKSPGLTWVSVCLGLPAVVLSLIDAAQPNTALVPWSAMLHAIFYFYAAYSLLRYMLSDHEVSTDELFATGATFTLLAWGWAYLYVFVQALDPGSFIAAVNPTADRTWMELLFLSFTTLSSTGLSDVVPVTPYGRSVVMLEQLAGLGYVAMVVSRLVGLTLARRAKG, via the coding sequence ATGGAGTTGATCGCGCGGGCTCGCAGGCATCCGTCGGCGGTACTGCTGGTGGTGCAGTTGCTCGGCGTGCTGGTCTATCCCGCGATGGAGAGCAGCGGCAGTGGTGCCGGGCGGGTGGCTTTCGAGATTCTCGGCATCATCGTGCTGGCGCTCGCGGTGTTCTCGGTGCGGAAGTCGCCTGGTCTGACCTGGGTCAGCGTCTGCCTCGGTCTGCCGGCGGTGGTGCTGTCGCTGATCGACGCCGCCCAGCCGAACACCGCACTCGTGCCCTGGTCGGCGATGCTGCACGCGATCTTCTACTTCTACGCGGCGTACAGCCTCTTGCGGTACATGCTGTCGGACCACGAAGTCAGTACGGACGAGCTGTTCGCCACTGGCGCTACTTTCACCCTGCTCGCCTGGGGCTGGGCGTACCTCTATGTCTTCGTGCAGGCGCTTGATCCCGGCAGCTTCATCGCGGCGGTCAACCCGACGGCCGACCGGACCTGGATGGAGTTGTTGTTCCTCAGCTTCACCACGTTGTCCAGTACGGGGCTGAGCGATGTTGTGCCGGTCACACCGTACGGCCGGTCCGTGGTGATGCTGGAACAGCTTGCAGGCTTGGGATATGTCGCCATGGTCGTCTCGCGTCTGGTCGGCCTCACCCTCGCCAGACGGGCCAAGGGGTAG
- a CDS encoding MarR family winged helix-turn-helix transcriptional regulator, translated as MAEPRWLDENEQRAWRAFIAAQRVINSKIEQQLQRDSGMPHTYFEILVRLSEAPDGRLRMSELAVSTLGSRSRLSHAVDRLEKNGWVCRQDVESDRRGQEAVLTDKGREVLREAAPGHVETVRQLIFDVLSPEQVTQLHDVCATLAGEAGGTYDMARWQ; from the coding sequence ATGGCGGAACCGCGGTGGCTGGATGAGAACGAGCAACGGGCCTGGCGTGCCTTCATCGCGGCGCAGCGGGTGATCAACAGCAAGATCGAGCAGCAGCTCCAGCGCGACTCCGGTATGCCGCATACCTACTTCGAGATCCTCGTGCGCCTTTCGGAGGCGCCGGACGGCCGGTTGCGGATGAGCGAGCTGGCGGTGTCCACACTCGGTTCACGCAGCCGGTTGTCCCATGCGGTCGACAGGCTGGAGAAGAACGGCTGGGTCTGCCGTCAGGACGTCGAGAGCGATCGCCGCGGCCAGGAGGCGGTGCTGACCGACAAGGGCCGCGAGGTGTTGCGTGAGGCTGCGCCGGGCCACGTCGAGACCGTCCGCCAGTTGATCTTCGACGTACTGTCGCCGGAGCAGGTCACCCAGTTGCACGATGTCTGCGCCACTCTGGCCGGCGAGGCCGGTGGCACCTACGACATGGCCCGCTGGCAGTAG
- a CDS encoding YidH family protein: MSWSTVDDLNEPDYRFTLANERTYLAYLRTALACYAGGLSAVQFLDVDGERTLAKVIGVVLVLTGMVATLGAWQRWRKNTVAMRSGAPLPASRLPLMFAVTIGLVGLAGLIFSILR; encoded by the coding sequence GTGAGTTGGTCGACTGTGGATGACCTGAACGAGCCCGACTACCGCTTCACGCTGGCCAACGAGCGGACGTATCTGGCCTACCTGCGGACGGCGCTGGCCTGTTACGCGGGCGGCCTGTCGGCGGTCCAGTTCCTCGACGTGGACGGCGAGCGGACGCTGGCCAAGGTGATCGGCGTGGTGCTGGTCCTGACCGGCATGGTCGCCACGCTCGGCGCCTGGCAGCGCTGGCGGAAGAACACGGTCGCCATGCGGTCCGGGGCGCCGCTCCCGGCCAGCCGGTTGCCGCTGATGTTCGCGGTGACGATCGGGCTGGTCGGTCTGGCCGGCCTGATCTTCAGCATCCTCAGATGA
- the thiC gene encoding phosphomethylpyrimidine synthase ThiC, whose protein sequence is MKSVQQPVQPSVTTGPISGSSKIYTEYDGLRVPSRRVNLTNGEHFDVYDTSGPYTDVAAEIDVQKGLPPLRREWVEGRPRLTQLAHARAGTITEEMRYVAAREGFDPEFVRAEVARGRAIIPVNHNHPESEPMIIGKKFLVKVNANIGNSAVTSSIAEEVEKLVWATRWGADTVMDLSTGKNIHETREWIMRNSPVPIGTVPLYQALEKVNGDPAALNWEVYRETVIEQCEQGVDYMTVHAGVLLRYVPLTAQRITGIVSRGGSIMAAWCLAHHQESFLYTHFAELCEILREYDVTFSLGDGLRPGCIADANDAAQFAELRTLGELTQIAWQHDVQVMIEGPGHVPMHKIAENVRLEEELCGEAPFYTLGPLATDIAPAYDHITSAIGAAQIGWLGTAMLCYVTPKEHLGLPDRDDVKTGVITYKIAAHAADLAKGHPNAQAWDDALSRARFEFRWEDQFNLSLDPDTARSYHDETLPVEAAKTAHFCSMCGPKFCSMRITADIRKYAEERGLTSTEAIEAGFQEMSDTFVANKSQVYLPVVQ, encoded by the coding sequence GTGAAATCAGTTCAGCAGCCTGTCCAGCCGTCCGTCACCACCGGGCCGATCTCGGGTTCCAGCAAGATCTACACCGAGTACGACGGACTCCGGGTGCCGTCGAGGCGGGTCAACCTGACCAACGGTGAACACTTCGACGTGTACGACACCTCGGGGCCGTACACCGACGTGGCGGCCGAGATCGACGTACAGAAGGGTTTGCCGCCCTTGCGGCGCGAGTGGGTCGAGGGCCGGCCACGGCTCACCCAGCTCGCGCACGCCCGGGCCGGCACCATCACCGAGGAGATGCGGTACGTCGCGGCCCGGGAAGGCTTCGATCCCGAGTTCGTCCGGGCAGAGGTGGCCCGGGGCCGGGCGATCATCCCGGTGAACCACAACCATCCCGAGTCCGAGCCGATGATCATCGGCAAGAAGTTCCTGGTGAAGGTCAACGCCAACATCGGCAACTCCGCCGTCACCTCGTCGATCGCCGAGGAGGTGGAGAAGCTGGTCTGGGCCACCCGCTGGGGCGCCGACACGGTGATGGACCTCTCCACCGGCAAGAACATCCACGAGACGCGCGAGTGGATCATGCGCAACTCGCCGGTCCCGATCGGCACGGTTCCGCTCTACCAGGCGCTGGAGAAGGTGAACGGCGATCCGGCCGCGCTGAACTGGGAGGTCTACCGCGAGACGGTGATCGAGCAGTGCGAACAAGGCGTCGACTACATGACCGTGCACGCGGGCGTGCTGCTCCGGTACGTGCCGCTGACCGCCCAGCGCATCACCGGTATCGTCTCGCGCGGTGGCTCGATCATGGCCGCGTGGTGCCTCGCGCATCACCAGGAATCCTTCCTGTACACGCATTTCGCCGAGCTCTGCGAGATCCTGCGCGAGTACGACGTGACGTTCTCGCTCGGTGACGGGCTTCGGCCGGGCTGTATCGCGGATGCCAATGACGCGGCCCAGTTCGCCGAATTGCGCACGCTAGGCGAGTTGACGCAGATCGCCTGGCAGCACGACGTACAGGTGATGATCGAGGGGCCCGGGCATGTCCCGATGCACAAGATCGCCGAGAACGTCCGGCTCGAGGAAGAGCTCTGCGGCGAGGCGCCGTTCTACACGTTGGGGCCGTTGGCAACGGATATCGCGCCGGCGTACGACCACATCACCAGCGCGATCGGCGCGGCCCAGATCGGCTGGCTCGGTACGGCGATGCTCTGCTACGTCACGCCGAAGGAGCACCTCGGGCTGCCGGATCGCGATGACGTGAAGACCGGCGTGATCACGTACAAGATCGCCGCCCACGCCGCCGACCTGGCCAAGGGCCATCCGAACGCGCAGGCCTGGGACGACGCGCTGTCGCGAGCGCGGTTCGAGTTTCGCTGGGAGGACCAGTTCAACCTCTCGCTGGACCCGGACACGGCTCGGTCCTACCACGACGAGACTTTGCCCGTTGAAGCGGCGAAGACGGCGCACTTCTGCTCGATGTGTGGGCCGAAGTTCTGCTCGATGCGGATCACCGCGGACATTCGCAAGTACGCCGAGGAGCGCGGCCTGACCTCCACCGAAGCCATCGAGGCCGGGTTCCAGGAAATGTCGGACACGTTCGTAGCCAACAAATCCCAGGTATACCTGCCTGTGGTCCAGTAA